From a single Chitinophaga sp. Cy-1792 genomic region:
- a CDS encoding putative porin — protein sequence MRFLIFTCLFLLGGSQLMAQFNTNRLNSMGGGGGGGGGKMQRDTAHHKEELDTLTLSYRYLNAPYQYTIDSLVNDFSAQFLKVPASYMTTGNSGGAARNLIVSPLMKAGFDAGFHAYDVYANTHETARFYHTTKPYTEMNYLVGSKQEQIIGVTTTQNRTERFNFMFDYRKVNAPGYYKSQTTSHDTYRLTARYQTKNKRANTYLDFYYNNLKGGENGGIRNDSFLHISSYNNRRTIPVNLGNENSTTYNFFSTSIPVKSQYQQLGLMIQQQYDWGNGVTIHINDSTDYYKYDPYFRVQYTFNLQSDNYQFMDNNPDTAYYPSRYGIQVALNDSAMLAKHQWRLLSNDLSLLSFPVRGNLNHFISVGTRFESLQGTFLDADISFSNMVLHGEYRNKTKNNLWDFSAKGEFYLAGQNIGDYNVSGMLRRHLNDVLGDMKLSVNNVNREPSYVYKYFNSNRTIWYNETLAKENITQLQFATENPKLKYNLAVNYFMFTNYTYMKDYYHSAQYGSLFNLLQVVFSKKFTFHPFAWYIDVAFQQVHGNGPMNVPTLWTRNRLAFEKKLYTNLNLVTGLEFKYNTDYYGDDYSPLNGQWVYQNKTKVSYVAPDIAAFAHFRIKSFSAFVRAENLNTLFANSNMAAPLYPYNNFDFRLGIRWWFIN from the coding sequence ATGAGATTTCTGATATTCACGTGCCTGTTCCTCCTGGGAGGATCACAGCTGATGGCACAATTTAATACCAACCGCCTCAACAGCATGGGCGGTGGTGGCGGCGGTGGCGGCGGCAAAATGCAACGCGATACCGCACACCATAAAGAGGAACTGGATACGCTTACATTAAGCTATCGTTACCTGAATGCGCCTTATCAATACACCATCGACTCGCTGGTGAATGATTTCAGCGCGCAGTTCCTGAAAGTGCCCGCCAGTTACATGACTACGGGCAACAGCGGTGGCGCAGCCAGAAACCTGATCGTTTCCCCTTTGATGAAAGCCGGATTCGACGCCGGTTTTCACGCATATGACGTCTACGCCAATACCCACGAAACTGCCAGGTTTTACCACACTACCAAGCCGTATACAGAAATGAACTACCTGGTAGGTAGTAAACAGGAACAGATCATCGGGGTAACCACCACGCAAAACCGTACAGAAAGGTTCAACTTCATGTTTGATTACCGCAAGGTAAATGCACCGGGATACTATAAATCCCAGACTACCAGCCATGATACGTATCGCCTGACGGCACGCTACCAGACTAAAAATAAAAGGGCAAATACCTATCTCGACTTTTATTATAACAACCTGAAAGGCGGAGAAAACGGCGGTATCAGAAATGACTCCTTCCTGCATATCTCCAGTTATAATAACCGTAGAACCATTCCCGTTAACCTCGGGAACGAAAACAGTACTACGTATAACTTCTTCAGTACCAGCATTCCTGTAAAGTCGCAGTACCAGCAGTTAGGGTTGATGATCCAGCAACAGTACGACTGGGGCAACGGTGTCACCATCCATATCAACGACAGTACCGACTATTACAAGTATGACCCTTACTTCAGGGTGCAGTATACCTTCAATCTCCAGAGCGATAACTATCAGTTCATGGATAACAACCCGGATACTGCGTATTACCCTAGCCGTTATGGGATACAGGTAGCGCTGAACGACTCCGCCATGCTGGCCAAACACCAATGGCGATTGTTATCCAACGACTTATCACTGCTATCGTTTCCCGTACGTGGCAACCTGAACCACTTTATTAGTGTGGGTACCAGGTTCGAGAGCCTGCAGGGAACCTTCCTGGATGCCGATATCAGCTTCAGTAACATGGTGTTACATGGAGAATATCGTAACAAGACCAAAAACAACCTTTGGGATTTCTCTGCCAAAGGAGAGTTTTATCTCGCAGGACAAAATATCGGTGATTATAATGTCAGTGGTATGCTGAGGCGCCATCTGAATGATGTACTGGGAGATATGAAGTTGTCTGTTAATAACGTAAACAGAGAACCATCTTATGTTTACAAGTATTTCAACAGTAACAGGACGATCTGGTACAACGAAACGCTGGCAAAGGAAAATATCACACAGTTACAGTTTGCGACCGAGAACCCGAAGCTGAAATATAATCTTGCGGTAAATTATTTCATGTTTACCAACTATACCTACATGAAGGATTATTACCACAGTGCGCAATATGGCTCACTGTTTAACCTGTTGCAGGTGGTGTTCAGCAAGAAATTCACGTTCCATCCGTTTGCATGGTATATCGACGTGGCCTTCCAGCAGGTACATGGCAACGGGCCTATGAACGTGCCTACCCTGTGGACGCGCAACAGGCTTGCCTTCGAGAAAAAACTCTATACCAACCTCAATCTGGTAACTGGTCTTGAGTTTAAGTATAATACAGATTATTATGGCGATGATTATTCTCCGCTGAATGGTCAGTGGGTTTACCAGAATAAGACCAAAGTAAGCTATGTAGCACCGGATATTGCTGCGTTTGCGCATTTCCGTATTAAATCCTTCTCGGCTTTCGTACGTGCGGAAAACCTCAATACCCTGTTTGCCAACAGTAATATGGCGGCGCCGTTGTATCCGTACAACAACTTCGATTTCAGGTTAGGTATACGTTGGTGGTTTATTAACTAA
- the sucC gene encoding ADP-forming succinate--CoA ligase subunit beta, with translation MNLHEYQAKELLKKYNVPVQEGIPVDTPEAAAEAYKQLKVTYGNEFAVVKAQIHAGGRGKGKIRGTEQRGVAVGKNAEDVKTIAGNILGGTLVTIQTGEAGKLVNKVLVAQDVYYPGPNPVKEFYLSVLLDRAKSMNVIMYSTEGGMDIEEVAHSTPEKIFKEWVRPNMTLQPFQARNIAFNLGLSGEAFKNMVKFVTNLYNAYVGLDASMLEINPLFKTSDEKIIAVDAKLNLDDNALMRHADLEAMRDITEEDPTEVEAGKFNLNFVKLDGNVGCMVNGAGLAMATMDMIKLSGGEPANFLDVGGTANAQTVEAGFRIILKDPKVKAILINIFGGIVRCDRVAQGVIDAYQSIGTINVPIIVRLQGTNAAEAKELIEKSGLKVQSAILLSEAAALVNKAVSA, from the coding sequence ATGAACTTACACGAGTACCAGGCTAAAGAACTGTTGAAAAAATATAACGTACCGGTACAGGAAGGTATTCCGGTAGATACTCCTGAAGCGGCCGCCGAGGCTTACAAACAATTGAAAGTTACTTACGGTAATGAATTTGCTGTTGTAAAAGCACAGATTCATGCTGGTGGACGCGGTAAGGGTAAAATCCGTGGTACAGAACAGAGAGGTGTGGCCGTAGGAAAAAATGCGGAAGATGTTAAAACCATTGCTGGCAACATTCTGGGTGGCACCCTGGTGACCATTCAGACTGGTGAAGCTGGTAAACTGGTAAATAAAGTACTGGTAGCTCAGGATGTTTACTATCCTGGTCCTAACCCGGTAAAAGAATTCTACCTGTCTGTCCTGCTGGATCGTGCTAAAAGCATGAACGTTATCATGTACTCCACTGAAGGTGGTATGGATATCGAAGAAGTTGCTCACAGCACACCAGAAAAAATATTCAAAGAGTGGGTTCGTCCTAACATGACCCTGCAGCCATTCCAGGCACGTAACATCGCTTTCAACCTCGGTCTGAGCGGTGAGGCATTCAAAAACATGGTTAAATTCGTAACTAACCTGTACAATGCTTACGTAGGACTGGATGCCAGCATGCTGGAAATCAACCCGCTGTTCAAAACCAGCGACGAAAAAATCATCGCTGTTGATGCTAAATTAAACCTGGACGATAACGCTTTAATGCGTCATGCAGACCTGGAAGCTATGCGCGACATCACCGAAGAAGATCCAACCGAAGTAGAAGCAGGTAAATTCAACCTGAACTTCGTAAAACTCGACGGTAACGTAGGTTGTATGGTAAACGGCGCCGGTCTGGCAATGGCTACCATGGATATGATCAAACTGTCTGGCGGTGAGCCTGCTAACTTCCTGGACGTAGGAGGTACTGCAAACGCTCAGACCGTTGAAGCAGGTTTCCGTATCATCCTGAAAGATCCTAAAGTAAAAGCGATCCTCATCAATATCTTTGGTGGTATCGTTCGTTGCGACAGGGTTGCACAGGGTGTTATCGACGCTTACCAGTCTATTGGCACCATCAACGTACCTATCATCGTACGTCTGCAGGGTACCAATGCTGCTGAAGCTAAAGAACTGATCGAAAAATCAGGCCTGAAAGTACAGTCTGCTATCCTCCTGAGCGAAGCAGCTGCACTGGTTAACAAAGCTGTTAGCGCTTAA
- a CDS encoding AraC family transcriptional regulator: MSKNEATTELFVKNMVCPRCIKVVTSILEDKGLTVKKMELGKATIAGKINADQLNELIPALQHEGFLLIDDKKQQLVAAIKSIIVDTVHYSDLDELKENFSTLLSTRLQKDYHLLSSLFSELEGTTIEQYIIQQKIERVKELLRYNELSLSEISYQLGYSSVAHLSAQFKKVTGMTPSQFRQQPEGGRISLDEI; this comes from the coding sequence ATGTCGAAAAACGAGGCGACTACCGAACTTTTCGTTAAAAATATGGTCTGCCCGCGTTGTATCAAGGTGGTAACCTCCATACTTGAAGACAAGGGCCTGACAGTGAAAAAAATGGAGCTTGGAAAGGCGACCATTGCAGGAAAAATAAATGCAGACCAGCTGAATGAGCTGATTCCGGCATTGCAACACGAAGGATTTTTACTGATTGATGATAAGAAACAACAATTGGTTGCAGCCATTAAGAGTATCATTGTTGACACCGTCCATTACTCTGATCTGGATGAGTTAAAAGAGAATTTTTCTACGCTGTTATCAACGCGTTTACAGAAAGATTATCATCTGCTCAGCAGCTTGTTCTCTGAACTGGAAGGCACTACCATTGAACAGTATATCATCCAGCAGAAAATTGAAAGAGTGAAGGAATTGTTGCGATATAATGAATTGAGTCTGAGTGAAATAAGTTACCAATTGGGCTACAGTAGTGTGGCGCATTTGTCTGCCCAGTTCAAAAAAGTTACCGGAATGACGCCGAGTCAGTTCCGGCAGCAACCGGAAGGAGGACGTATTTCGCTGGACGAAATTTAA
- a CDS encoding purine-nucleoside phosphorylase, giving the protein MSELTDQIKAASDYISKFWNEKPLAGVILGSGLGDLVEDIEDPIEIPYKDIPHFPVSTVEGHSGKLILGFMGDRPIVAMAGRFHYYEGFSMKQVTFPVRVMKELGIHTLFISNAAGGMNPDFSVGDLMIIRDHINLQPEHPLRGPNESTLGPRFPDMSEPYNKELIYRAVEIAAMNQIDLHSGVYVGVQGPTFETRAEYKYMHIIGGDAVGMSTVPEVIVAAHAGLRVFAMSVITDIGIREEENVITHEEVLEAAKAAEPKLTLIFSELIRQL; this is encoded by the coding sequence ATGAGCGAACTCACCGATCAGATTAAAGCAGCGAGTGATTATATCAGTAAATTCTGGAATGAAAAGCCACTGGCGGGCGTTATCCTGGGTTCTGGCCTGGGCGACCTGGTGGAAGATATTGAAGATCCAATCGAAATTCCTTATAAAGACATCCCGCATTTTCCGGTATCGACCGTAGAAGGCCATTCCGGTAAGCTGATCCTGGGTTTCATGGGCGACAGACCTATCGTTGCCATGGCAGGCCGCTTCCATTATTATGAAGGCTTCTCTATGAAACAGGTGACTTTCCCGGTTAGAGTAATGAAGGAGCTGGGTATCCATACCCTCTTCATTTCCAACGCTGCCGGCGGTATGAACCCTGATTTCAGCGTAGGTGACCTGATGATCATCCGCGATCATATCAATCTTCAGCCGGAACATCCGCTGCGTGGACCTAACGAAAGTACCCTCGGCCCACGTTTCCCGGATATGAGCGAGCCTTATAATAAAGAACTGATTTACCGCGCAGTAGAAATTGCAGCCATGAATCAGATCGACCTGCATTCAGGCGTTTACGTAGGCGTTCAGGGCCCAACCTTCGAAACAAGGGCAGAATATAAATATATGCATATCATCGGTGGCGACGCCGTAGGTATGAGCACCGTGCCAGAAGTAATTGTGGCTGCCCACGCCGGTCTGCGCGTATTTGCCATGAGTGTAATCACCGATATCGGTATCCGTGAAGAGGAAAATGTGATTACCCACGAAGAAGTACTGGAAGCTGCAAAAGCTGCAGAACCAAAACTTACCCTTATTTTTAGTGAATTAATCCGACAACTGTAA
- a CDS encoding heavy-metal-associated domain-containing protein: protein MKFLTLIVLALGITFGASAQYKKAAVQATGLTCAMCSNATLKSLETLSFVDKIDTDLENTTFILYFKPGAAVDIDAIKNKVEDAGFSVGKLVITANFDQTEVKNDTHVPFAGSTLHFMHVKDQVLKGDQNLTVIDKDFVSTKQYKKYATETSMACYKTGMMGDCCHSGNKASNRVYHVTI, encoded by the coding sequence ATGAAATTCCTAACACTGATTGTTCTCGCTTTAGGTATCACCTTTGGTGCCAGTGCCCAATATAAAAAAGCAGCTGTTCAGGCTACCGGCCTTACCTGCGCCATGTGTTCCAATGCCACTTTGAAATCATTGGAAACATTATCCTTTGTTGATAAGATTGACACTGACCTGGAAAATACCACCTTCATCCTGTATTTTAAACCAGGAGCGGCCGTGGATATCGATGCCATTAAAAATAAAGTGGAAGATGCCGGATTTTCTGTTGGAAAACTGGTAATAACGGCAAATTTTGATCAGACAGAAGTGAAAAATGATACCCATGTGCCTTTTGCCGGCAGCACCCTTCACTTTATGCATGTGAAAGACCAGGTACTTAAAGGGGATCAGAATCTGACTGTAATTGATAAAGACTTCGTATCTACCAAACAATATAAAAAGTATGCAACTGAAACCAGTATGGCATGCTACAAAACAGGCATGATGGGCGATTGCTGCCACAGCGGTAATAAGGCCTCTAACAGAGTTTATCACGTAACTATCTGA